A genomic segment from Leptospira perdikensis encodes:
- a CDS encoding TIGR04452 family lipoprotein produces MKQIYLSILFFVFLTNCMLTEGIGIPTYGAIKGAEAKKRISNAILEAESTASAFWLAQSGMKGGQGPISPLLLINGVLAKILYSYLAEIEDNESFMESSVLQCESDIRTKGALILGSTYDGLTTTGGVIRDAILLPEFASCDLVNTGKIITIEPIRF; encoded by the coding sequence ATGAAACAAATCTATCTATCCATCCTTTTCTTTGTTTTTCTGACAAATTGTATGCTTACGGAAGGGATAGGAATTCCTACCTACGGTGCGATCAAAGGTGCAGAAGCAAAAAAAAGAATCTCCAATGCAATTTTAGAAGCAGAATCAACAGCTTCTGCGTTTTGGCTTGCTCAATCAGGAATGAAGGGAGGGCAAGGTCCCATCTCGCCTCTTCTACTCATCAATGGTGTTTTAGCCAAAATTCTTTATTCCTATCTTGCAGAAATCGAAGATAACGAATCCTTTATGGAATCCTCTGTTTTACAATGTGAATCCGATATTCGTACAAAGGGAGCTTTGATTTTAGGAAGTACCTATGATGGTTTAACAACAACTGGCGGGGTCATTCGAGATGCCATTCTTTTGCCAGAGTTTGCATCCTGTGATTTAGTAAATACAGGCAAAATCATTACGATCGAACCAATTCGTTTTTAA
- a CDS encoding class I SAM-dependent methyltransferase: MKRSVNFSFHHMVRIPEPELMEDPTQVESYANADFETAHSFLIRKFQDRLPQRFVPESILDLGCGPGDMSSRLYLQFPMANFTFLDGSEFMLDLCKKRMDTLDSEKRNNKIDFKKELIQDFVPESPYDLVFSNSLLHHIHDPFQFWGAIQRSIHNDSFIFISDLMRPDSLTQTNQLIERYANNEPEILKRDFYNSLLAAYRIEEVKEMLEIVRLDTKLNVEPVTDRHWICYTKPR, encoded by the coding sequence ATGAAACGATCTGTAAACTTTTCTTTTCACCACATGGTTCGAATCCCTGAACCAGAACTTATGGAAGATCCTACTCAAGTAGAATCTTATGCTAATGCTGATTTTGAAACAGCTCATTCGTTTCTCATTCGTAAATTTCAAGATAGACTCCCCCAAAGGTTTGTACCAGAATCCATTTTGGATTTAGGTTGTGGGCCCGGGGATATGTCATCTCGCTTGTATTTACAGTTTCCGATGGCGAATTTTACGTTTCTAGATGGGTCCGAATTCATGTTAGATCTTTGTAAGAAGCGTATGGATACATTGGATTCAGAAAAAAGAAACAATAAAATTGATTTTAAAAAAGAACTCATTCAGGACTTTGTTCCCGAATCCCCTTACGATTTAGTATTTTCGAATTCTTTATTACATCATATACATGATCCATTTCAATTTTGGGGAGCGATTCAAAGATCTATTCATAACGATAGTTTTATTTTCATCTCTGATCTAATGAGACCTGATTCTCTCACTCAAACAAATCAACTAATAGAACGTTATGCGAATAATGAACCAGAAATTTTAAAAAGAGATTTTTACAATAGTTTACTGGCTGCTTATCGAATCGAAGAAGTGAAAGAAATGTTAGAAATCGTTCGTTTAGATACCAAATTGAATGTGGAGCCAGTTACTGACAGACATTGGATCTGTTATACCAAACCAAGGTAA
- a CDS encoding TIM44-like domain-containing protein — protein sequence MLKGFYFILFGILVSVSIDPRPGMGESYRSSSSSSSSSYRSSSSSYSSSKSSYSSNTKSGYSSSSSTPSTPSPNLYFNTKDHKITVHLYSDGSALVKESFTILAKQSNLGIRRPQIFHQENGEISDIKVSPENFSVSHNYDSIDIYWEEPKDNPETKISLEYKILQSVEWLGTLPLIHWRFTKTSNDSVPFLLDISWDPDTISPNLQLYEEKIDSELAEYVKEPVLKNQNNTELHYSPNKDDKEINSMVFIDLPSLDSKSNPKLSGTIKNISDSLNNGYRLKEYVFLNDNGSQNYQSEIEISNQNLNSEPLLIPFGLFQFREHGETFWNQMVTPRYQITYALKGLDSSFWHLFSASLTNFQKSQNTKSINYSFAYNTLGETSNRKDKGSEHWIRVTGLEKNNNLDMESFQIQVESESDLDKDNTTVELVIGDCEFCTNYEDQNSILIPIQPEWNKSGFLIRWTTTIPSNYNLYVRVRESNKSFNYNPILVSYAVLNSFYHSPGSGSHSGYLIFLGVLGLTTTIISFYFISKFNIKRKYNRNRNFILKQIQLADPEFDWHEFSKKVIYISEQIVFAWDKGNMDPVRNFLSASVFQRFSIQLRLLREIDKEINRMKNFSVLSVEILNLELESEYQTIHLKLQCISKDQTFSIETKEEKIQKELNSSSAKIYEEVHSFTRKLSALTKPKMDLVHNHCPSCGANSPLSHQSTKCQYCGVIFNSGESDWVLTEITQMVEWEPTSIEKGKMNTGEISKQILEDRASAVFWKYIQFQSLPQSLVLDRESTSNAIQLLGEPGKEILFLPVIGSCRLIHWDLESSPKTMVCEIRWSAASKKNMIPEHRRNRIKLSLSANRSASLGFSEMSCQNCGANFPELDATHCEFCNQEIPKKVDDWLLEEISPA from the coding sequence TTGCTTAAAGGTTTTTATTTCATTCTATTTGGGATTTTAGTTTCGGTATCTATCGACCCAAGACCTGGAATGGGGGAGTCTTATAGATCTTCATCGTCATCCAGTTCTAGTAGTTATCGATCCAGTTCCTCTTCTTATTCCAGTTCGAAATCTTCCTATTCTTCCAATACAAAATCAGGATATAGTTCCTCTTCCTCCACTCCGAGTACCCCATCACCTAATCTTTATTTTAACACCAAAGATCACAAAATCACAGTCCATCTGTATTCTGATGGGTCCGCCTTAGTGAAAGAATCATTTACGATTCTTGCAAAACAATCCAATTTAGGAATTCGACGTCCGCAGATTTTTCACCAAGAAAATGGAGAAATCTCCGATATAAAAGTTTCTCCAGAAAATTTCAGCGTTTCGCATAACTATGATTCTATAGATATTTATTGGGAAGAACCGAAAGACAATCCAGAAACCAAAATCTCACTCGAATACAAAATTCTCCAATCCGTAGAGTGGTTAGGTACGCTCCCCTTAATTCATTGGCGGTTTACTAAAACAAGTAACGATTCGGTTCCTTTTTTGTTAGATATTTCATGGGATCCAGATACCATTTCTCCAAATTTACAATTGTATGAAGAAAAAATTGATTCCGAATTAGCAGAATACGTAAAAGAACCTGTCCTCAAAAACCAAAACAATACCGAACTTCATTATTCACCGAACAAAGATGATAAAGAAATAAATTCCATGGTTTTTATTGATTTACCATCCCTTGATTCAAAATCCAATCCGAAACTTTCTGGAACTATTAAAAATATTTCTGATTCGCTAAACAATGGTTACCGATTGAAAGAATATGTTTTTCTAAATGACAATGGTAGTCAAAATTATCAGTCAGAAATCGAAATCTCCAATCAAAACTTAAATTCTGAGCCTTTATTGATCCCATTTGGGTTATTTCAGTTTCGGGAACACGGAGAAACATTTTGGAATCAGATGGTAACTCCAAGATACCAAATTACTTATGCTCTAAAAGGACTAGATAGTTCATTTTGGCACCTTTTCAGTGCGAGTTTAACCAATTTTCAAAAAAGCCAAAATACAAAGTCTATAAATTATTCATTCGCCTATAACACATTAGGGGAAACATCAAATCGAAAAGACAAAGGTTCCGAACATTGGATTCGAGTTACCGGACTCGAAAAAAATAATAATTTGGATATGGAATCCTTTCAAATTCAGGTGGAAAGCGAATCTGATCTCGACAAAGACAATACCACTGTGGAATTGGTGATTGGGGATTGTGAGTTTTGTACCAACTACGAAGACCAAAATTCAATTCTGATACCGATTCAACCAGAATGGAACAAGTCCGGGTTTCTCATCCGATGGACTACAACCATTCCATCAAACTATAATCTTTACGTTCGTGTGCGAGAATCGAACAAATCTTTCAATTACAATCCAATTTTAGTATCATATGCTGTTCTCAATTCTTTCTATCATTCTCCGGGTTCCGGTAGTCATTCTGGTTATTTGATTTTCCTTGGAGTCCTCGGTCTCACCACAACCATCATTAGCTTTTACTTTATTTCGAAATTTAACATTAAACGAAAATATAATAGGAATCGAAATTTCATTCTGAAACAAATCCAACTAGCAGATCCAGAATTTGATTGGCATGAATTTTCAAAGAAAGTCATCTACATATCGGAACAAATTGTTTTCGCTTGGGATAAAGGAAATATGGATCCTGTGCGAAATTTTCTCTCAGCCTCTGTATTCCAAAGGTTTTCGATTCAATTGCGTTTGTTACGAGAAATAGACAAAGAAATCAATCGAATGAAAAATTTTTCAGTCTTGTCTGTTGAAATTTTAAATTTAGAGTTGGAATCGGAATACCAAACCATTCATCTCAAACTGCAATGTATATCTAAAGACCAAACCTTTTCGATTGAGACTAAAGAAGAAAAAATCCAAAAAGAGCTCAACTCTTCTTCTGCAAAAATCTATGAAGAAGTACATTCCTTTACTCGGAAACTCTCCGCCCTAACAAAACCAAAAATGGATTTAGTTCATAATCATTGTCCTTCTTGTGGAGCCAACTCACCACTATCACATCAATCTACCAAATGCCAATATTGCGGTGTGATTTTTAATTCTGGAGAATCAGATTGGGTTTTGACCGAGATCACTCAAATGGTCGAATGGGAACCGACTTCGATTGAAAAAGGAAAAATGAACACAGGCGAAATCTCCAAACAAATATTAGAAGATAGAGCCTCTGCTGTTTTTTGGAAGTATATACAATTCCAATCATTACCTCAAAGTTTAGTTCTGGACAGAGAAAGTACATCGAACGCTATTCAATTGTTAGGTGAACCAGGAAAGGAAATTTTGTTCCTGCCAGTGATCGGTTCTTGCCGGCTCATCCATTGGGACTTGGAATCCAGTCCTAAAACGATGGTTTGTGAAATTCGTTGGAGTGCAGCTTCAAAAAAAAATATGATTCCAGAACATAGGAGAAATCGAATCAAACTGAGTTTATCAGCGAACCGCTCGGCTTCCTTGGGTTTTTCGGAAATGAGCTGTCAAAACTGTGGGGCGAACTTTCCAGAATTGGATGCAACCCATTGTGAATTTTGTAACCAAGAAATTCCAAAGAAAGTAGACGATTGGTTATTAGAAGAAATATCCCCAGCTTAA